A genomic region of Arvicola amphibius chromosome X, mArvAmp1.2, whole genome shotgun sequence contains the following coding sequences:
- the LOC119805116 gene encoding P2Y purinoceptor 6-like: protein MNPAQLHILKHRDHMKDLRRYLVFKYIQYLVLPSPNAIMTLRGLLASLYVMLILTFPSVSRKSTVVFISNIAQADILVGCSIFSTITAGVTNSETSLASFQSALRQNFQIANVHASSLLLSCVSLEAFLITFLPVETRHIRNVRCARVASKIIWAAVITECFLYQLECIKGFNISYLGIHRQVQPLVNFCYDTTALLKLLVYPTGVLLRIFNVYLFYKIYFRDCYI, encoded by the exons AT GAATCCTGCCCaacttcacattttaaaacatcGAGACCATATGAAAGACCTCCGAAGGTACCTGGTGTTCAAATACATCCAATATCTAGTCTTACCTTCTCCAAACGCCATCATGACCCTACGGGGATTGCTTGCTAGTCTGTATGTTATGCTTATATTGACATTTCCTTCTGTATCCAGAAAATCCACTGTGGTGTTTATTAGTAACATAGCTCAGGCAGACATCTTAGTTGGCTGCAGCATTTTTTCTACCATCACAGCAGGTGTGACAAATAGTGAAACATCTTTAGCTTCTTTTCAATCTGCCTTGAGGCAGAACTTCCAAATTGCAAATGTACATGCCAGTTCCCTTTTACTCAGCTGTGTTAGCCTAGAGGCTTTTCTGATTACTTTTCTTCCAGTAGAGACTCGCCACATAAGGAATGTTAGATGTGCCAGAGTAGCTTCTAAGATCATCTGGGCTGCTGTAATTACTGAGTGTTTCCTTTATCAGCTTGAGTGCATCAAAGGCTTTAACATTTCTTATCTTGGCATTCATAGGCAAGTTCAGCCATTGGTGAATTTCTGTTATGACACCACAGCATTGCTGAAATTACTTGTTTACCCGACTGGAGTTCTTTTAAGAATATTCaatgtttatcttttttataaaatatatttcagggACTGCTATATTTAG